One part of the Arabidopsis thaliana chromosome 1 sequence genome encodes these proteins:
- a CDS encoding uncharacterized protein (unknown protein; BEST Arabidopsis thaliana protein match is: unknown protein (TAIR:AT1G51020.1); Has 334 Blast hits to 303 proteins in 107 species: Archae - 20; Bacteria - 126; Metazoa - 41; Fungi - 13; Plants - 30; Viruses - 2; Other Eukaryotes - 102 (source: NCBI BLink).): protein MANVGNTSESTRFEELCREITQMNDEIQNLVRENAQLNHPIGRPYFDAIEEVRKKLNDKRMKLQELYEKKKEVMKEKKETPQ, encoded by the coding sequence ATGGCTAATGTTGGAAACACTAGTGAGTCTACTCGTTTTGAAGAGCTGTGTCGTGAAATCACGCAGATGAATGATGAAATTCAGAACCTCGTGAGGGAGAACGCGCAACTTAATCATCCAATTGGGCGACCTTATTTTGATGCCATTGAAGAAGTCAGGAAGAAGCTAAATGATAAGAGAATGAAGTTGCAAGAGCtctatgagaagaagaaagaagttatgaaggagaagaaggaaacccCACAGTGA
- a CDS encoding uncharacterized protein (unknown protein; BEST Arabidopsis thaliana protein match is: unknown protein (TAIR:AT1G51020.1); Has 19 Blast hits to 16 proteins in 2 species: Archae - 0; Bacteria - 0; Metazoa - 0; Fungi - 0; Plants - 19; Viruses - 0; Other Eukaryotes - 0 (source: NCBI BLink).), with protein sequence MANIVGNTSVSTRFKELIREMTQLNEEIQKIDVNDFRAIREARKKITGMTTKLDELLEMMKETVKEKKETPQ encoded by the coding sequence atggcTAATATTGTTGGAAACACTAGTGTATCTACTCGTTTTAAAGAGCTGATTCGTGAAATGACGCAGCTGAATGAAGAAATTCAGAAGATCGACGTGAATGATTTTCGTGCCATTAGAGAAGCCAGGAAGAAGATAACTGGTATGACAACGAAGTTGGACGAGCTCttagagatgatgaaagaaactgtgaaggagaagaaggaaacccCACAGTGA
- a CDS encoding Protein kinase superfamily protein (Protein kinase superfamily protein; FUNCTIONS IN: 1-phosphatidylinositol 4-kinase activity, phosphoinositide binding; INVOLVED IN: phosphoinositide biosynthetic process, signal transduction; LOCATED IN: chloroplast; CONTAINS InterPro DOMAIN/s: Phosphatidylinositol 3-/4-kinase, catalytic (InterPro:IPR000403), Phosphatidylinositol Kinase (InterPro:IPR015433), Phosphatidylinositol 3/4-kinase, conserved site (InterPro:IPR018936), Protein kinase-like domain (InterPro:IPR011009); BEST Arabidopsis thaliana protein match is: Phosphatidylinositol 3- and 4-kinase family protein (TAIR:AT1G49340.1); Has 2115 Blast hits to 2070 proteins in 260 species: Archae - 0; Bacteria - 0; Metazoa - 990; Fungi - 393; Plants - 218; Viruses - 4; Other Eukaryotes - 510 (source: NCBI BLink).), translating into MERLNELCDIIEQNPKQFLDKLPWICQQCPQSKLLRAESPRFSQSHLNAILAVTRILSKIVDTTDENAKFVVLDFLQTVPKSFHRSFWPYSLSLESISAFYCSFLGYVSCLSQLMVEGYLLRAAQRSDIFAHTLIWHLQGESVEEIVKDGAFDKNASFQEILSDVRQHIVDGFTPKALNFFSREFDFFEKVTSISGALLPLPKEERVAGIRRELEKIKMQGEDLYLPTAPNKLVRVIQVDSGIPLQSAAKVPIMITFNVVDLDGDHNDVKPQACIFKVGDDCRQDVLALQVISLLGDIFQAVGLNLYLFPYGVLPTVVPNTRSRSQMGETTDGGLYEIFQQNYGLVGSTTFETARANFLISSAGYAVASLLLQPKDRHNGNLLFDDVGRLVHIDFGFILETSPGGNMRFENAHFKLSHEMTQLLDPSGVMKSKTWHQFVSLCVKGYLAARRYMDEIISTVQMMLESGLPCFSRGDPIGNLRKRFHPEMSEREAALFMINVCTDAYNKWTTAGYDLIQYLQQGVEK; encoded by the exons ATGGAGAGATTGAATGAGCTTTGCGACATCATAGAGCAGAATCCGAAGCAATTTTTGGATAAGCTTCCTTGGATATGCCAACAATGTCCACAATCGAAGCTGCTTCGTGCCGAATCGCCTAGGTTTTCTCAAAGTCATCTCAATGCGATCTTAGCCGTGACTCGAATCCTCTCCAAAATCGTCGACACGACCGATGAAAACGCCAAATTCGTAGTGCTAGATTTCCTCCAGACTGTTCCGAAATCGTTCCACCGTTCGTTTTGGCCGTATTCGTTATCGTTGGAGTCGATTTCGGCGTTTTATTGCAGTTTCTTAGGTTACGTTTCGTGTCTCTCTCAGTt GATGGTTGAAGGGTATCTTCTTAGAGCTGCCCAAAGAAGTGACATATTTGCTCATACCCTCATTTGGCATTTACAG GGTGAGTCTGTTGAGGAAATAGTGAAAGATGGTGCTTTCGATAAG AATGCATCATTCCAAGAAATCTTGTCAGACGTTCGGCAGCATATCGTTGATGGTTTCACTCCCAAGGCCTTGAATTTTTTCAGTAGAGAGTTTGACTTCTTTGAAAAGGTCACATCTATTTCTGGGGCATTACTTCCTCTTCCAAAGGAAGAACGAGTAGCTGGTATTAGGAG GGAATtggagaaaatcaaaatgcaAGGAGAAGATCTTTATCTGCCGACTGCTCCTAACAAGCTCGTCAGGGTTATTCAGGTAGACAGTGGAATACCCCTACAATCAGCTGCCAAAGTCCCTATCATGATAACCTTTAACGTTGTTGATCTTGATGGTGACCACAATGATGTGAAACCTCAAGCTTGTATTTTCAAG GTTGGAGATGATTGCCGTCAAGATGTTCTTGCCCTGCAAGTGATATCTCTTCTTGGAGACATATTTCAAGCTGTTGGTCTTAATCTCTATCTTTTTCCATATGGAGTACTTCCAACT GTTGTGCCAAATACACGAAGCAGAAGTCAAATGGGTGAAACAACCGACGGGGGTTTGTATGAgatttttcaacaaaactaTGGACTCGTTGGCTCAACCACCTTTGAAACAGCACGAGCGAACTTCCTCATAAGCAGTGCCGGGTATGCTGTGGCTAGTCTTTTACTCCAGCCCAAAGATAGACACAACGGAAATCTCCTTTTCGATGA CGTGGGAAGACTTGTCCACATCGACTTTGGTTTCATTTTGGAAACTTCACCTGGTGGAAACATGAGGTTCGAAAATGCTCATTTCAAACTGAGCCACGAAATGACCCAGTTGCTAGATCCTTCAGGTGTTATGAAAAGCAAAACATGGCATCAGTTTGTGAGCTTGTGCGTCAAGGGATACTTAGCTGCTCGCCGGTACATGGACGAAATCATTAGCACGGTGCAAATGATGCTAGAAAGTGGATTGCCTTGCTTTAGCAGAGGAGATCCAATAGGTAATCTTAGGAAAAGATTCCACCCAGAAATGAGCGAACGTGAAGCTGCACTCTTTATGATTAATGTATGTACCGATGCTTATAACAAATGGACTACTGCTGGATATGACTTGATTCAGTATTTGCAACAAGGCGTTGAGAAGTAA
- a CDS encoding uncharacterized protein (unknown protein.) has translation MVNVDHDRFTTLVHELNQAKYEFHYKCAELVSNHEAAQPKKVLDEKKMDLEKLYEKVKEVMKKMVAFAENPKKEG, from the coding sequence ATGGTTAATGTTGACCATGATCGTTTTACAACACTGGTTCATGAACTGAACCAGGCGAAATATGAGTTTCATTACAAATGTGCGGAGTTAGTGAGTAATCATGAAGCTGCTCAACCTAAGAAGGTGCTggatgaaaagaaaatggatttgGAAAAGCTCTACGAGAAGGTGAAAGAAGTTATGAAGAAAATGGTTGCTTTCGctgaaaacccaaaaaaagaaggttaa
- the bHLH115 gene encoding basic helix-loop-helix (bHLH) DNA-binding superfamily protein (basic Helix-Loop-Helix 115 (bHLH115); FUNCTIONS IN: DNA binding, sequence-specific DNA binding transcription factor activity; INVOLVED IN: regulation of transcription; LOCATED IN: nucleus; EXPRESSED IN: 22 plant structures; EXPRESSED DURING: 13 growth stages; CONTAINS InterPro DOMAIN/s: Helix-loop-helix DNA-binding domain (InterPro:IPR001092), Helix-loop-helix DNA-binding (InterPro:IPR011598); BEST Arabidopsis thaliana protein match is: basic helix-loop-helix (bHLH) DNA-binding superfamily protein (TAIR:AT5G54680.1).), with translation MVSPENTNWLSDYPLIEGAFSDQNPTFPWQIDGSATVRIGSYIWRSCYGCVITQLVFRCSCCDRDIGLLHKSILCFFFCLRFAYVPLFPKEVDESRSLPIAKGSVEVDGFLCDADVIKEPSSRKRIKTESCTGSNSKACREKQRRDRLNDKFTELSSVLEPGRTPKTDKVAIINDAIRMVNQARDEAQKLKDLNSSLQEKIKELKDEKNELRDEKQKLKVEKERIDQQLKAIKTQPQPQPCFLPNPQTLSQAQAPGSKLVPFTTYPGFAMWQFMPPAAVDTSQDHVLRPPVA, from the exons ATGGTGTCTCCGGAGAATACGAACTGGCTTAGTGATTACCCTTTGATTGAAGGTGCTTTCTCTGATCAGAACCCCACTTTCCCTTGGCAGATAGATGGCTCAGCTACTGTCAG gattggTAGTTATATCTGGAGAAGTTGTTATGGATGTGTGATCACTCAGTTGGTTTTTAGATGCTCTTGTTGTGATAGAGATATTGGACTTCTGCATAAAtcaatcctctgtttttttttttgtctccgTTTTGCTTACGTTCCTCTGTTTCCTAAAGAAGTAGACGAATCTAGATCTCTACCAATTGCGAAAGGAAG TGTTGAAGTGGATGGCTTCCTTTGTGATGCAGATGTGATCAAAGAACCAAGTTCAAGGAAGAG GATCAAAACTGAATCTTGCACTGGTTCTAACTCGAAAGCTTGTAGGGAGAAACAAAGACGTGATAGACTAAATGACAA GTTTACGGAGTTGAGTTCCGTATTGGAACCTGGGAGAACTCCAAAAACAGACAAGGTTGCTATTATCAATGATGCAATTCGCATGGTGAATCAAGCAAGAGATGAAGCGCAGAAACTAAAGGACTTGAACTCAAGCCTCCAGGAGAAAATCAAGGAGTTGAAG GATGAGAAGAACGAGCTGCGTGATGAGAAACAGAAGCTTAAGGTCGAGAAGGAGAGAATCGATCAGCAACTGAAAGCTATTAAGACACAGCCTCAGCCTCAACCTTGTTTCTTACCAAATCCGCAAACACTCTCTCAAGCTCAAGCTCCTGGAAGCAAGCTTGTCCCTTTCACAACTTATCCCGGCTTTGCAATGTGGCAATTCATGCCTCCTGCTGCTGTTGATACCTCACAGGACCATGTCCTTCGTCCTCCAGTTGCTTAA
- a CDS encoding Heavy metal transport/detoxification superfamily protein (Heavy metal transport/detoxification superfamily protein; FUNCTIONS IN: metal ion binding; INVOLVED IN: defense response to fungus; LOCATED IN: cellular_component unknown; EXPRESSED IN: 15 plant structures; EXPRESSED DURING: 9 growth stages; CONTAINS InterPro DOMAIN/s: Heavy metal transport/detoxification protein (InterPro:IPR006121); BEST Arabidopsis thaliana protein match is: Heavy metal transport/detoxification superfamily protein (TAIR:AT4G16380.1); Has 2168 Blast hits to 1467 proteins in 288 species: Archae - 0; Bacteria - 595; Metazoa - 230; Fungi - 126; Plants - 741; Viruses - 142; Other Eukaryotes - 334 (source: NCBI BLink).): MAEKVVMMKLKVDLNCSKCYKKVKKAIRKFPQITDELFDEKSNTIIIKVVCYDPERLMNKLCYKGDGSIKSIVILEPPKPPQPQPQPPQKPTAPAPAPAQAQAPALVRPAPVPVLVSSSAPQPMPMWQPYHCGPYYEAQQYQCYGRPVYESWGGGRQCCHEDMNSQGCSIM, encoded by the exons ATGGCGGAGAAG GTAGtgatgatgaaattgaaagTGGATCTAAACTGTTCCAAATGCTACAAAAAGGTCAAGAAAGCTATCCGCAAATTCCCTC aaataacaGACGAATTGTTTGATGAGAAGTCCAACACGATCATCATCAAAGTAGTTTGTTACGATCCTGAGAGGCTAATGAACAAACTTTGCTACAAAGGAGACGGTTCTATCAAGTCCATCGTGATCCTTGAGCCACCCAAACCGCCTCAACCCCAGCCTCAACCACCTCAGAAGCCTACTGCCCCAGCCCCAGCCCCAGCCCAAGCCCAAGCCCCAGCTCTTGTTCGGCCGGCTCCGGTTCCTGTTCTTGTTTCGTCTTCCGCTCCTCAACCGATGCCGATGTGGCAGCCGTATCATTGTGGGCCGTATTACGAGGCCCAACAGTACCAATGTTATGGAAGGCCCGTTTACGAGAGCTGGGGAGGTGGACGACAATGTTGCCACGAAGATATGAACTCTCAAGGATGCTCCATCATGTGA
- a CDS encoding FBD-like domain family protein (FBD-like domain family protein; CONTAINS InterPro DOMAIN/s: FBD (InterPro:IPR013596), FBD-like (InterPro:IPR006566); BEST Arabidopsis thaliana protein match is: F-box/RNI-like/FBD-like domains-containing protein (TAIR:AT1G50980.1); Has 362 Blast hits to 359 proteins in 7 species: Archae - 0; Bacteria - 0; Metazoa - 0; Fungi - 0; Plants - 362; Viruses - 0; Other Eukaryotes - 0 (source: NCBI BLink).) — protein MNLCGDSEILKEDDNTKNFARKNPDPYPPTGTSLVYLDHLELCLCSTEWWNLLTCILDDAPKLRVLKLKLYRKHCVEYNESMEPWKQPDYVPICLSSYLEIFEWRQYNGEEQEREVAKYILENASRLKKAIFYLESAEKHGILKELECMARGSKKCQLVFD, from the exons ATGAATCTTTGTG GTGATTctgagattttaaaagaggaTGATAACACAAAGAATTTTGCTCGTAAG AATCCGGATCCGTATCCTCCTACTGGGACTTCCTTAGTCTATCTTGACCATCTGGAGCTATGTTTATGTTCTACGGAGTGGTGGAACTTACTTACCTGTATACTCGATGATGCTCCAAAACTTCGAGTTCTCAAGCTCAAATTG TATCGAAAACATTGTGTCGAGTACAACGAGTCGATGGAACCATGGAAGCAACCAGATTATGTTCCcatatgtttatcatcatatcttgagatatttgagtGGAGGcaatacaatggtgaagagCAAGAGAGAGAAGTTGCAAAGTACATTCTAGAAAACGCGAGTCGTCTAAAGAAGGCGATATTCTACTTAGAATCTGCAGAAAAGCATGGGATATTGAAGGAGTTAGAATGTATGGCCAGAGGTTCAAAGAAATGCCAGCTTGTGTTTGATTAA
- a CDS encoding golgin family A protein (unknown protein; FUNCTIONS IN: molecular_function unknown; INVOLVED IN: biological_process unknown; LOCATED IN: chloroplast; EXPRESSED IN: 15 plant structures; EXPRESSED DURING: 11 growth stages; Has 101 Blast hits to 98 proteins in 44 species: Archae - 0; Bacteria - 0; Metazoa - 38; Fungi - 10; Plants - 27; Viruses - 0; Other Eukaryotes - 26 (source: NCBI BLink).), protein MSFSVVLFHSPHSAAVTTKTIFRISSSSSFRPRRNLSSSNGIFSTNQSKPLIKKLQIIETLAARDTIIDFGKHKGKMLGTLPSSYLKWVSKNLRAGVFEYWAKLADEVLEDDVYKDRTEWEFAEKILHGSDESMRALTSVRKSREEVNSVSMLLEISERFGWDNEDKIGWSKINFELLGTSKGGRIPRLRKANEEEEERGEMVRRREIKKKEEEEDENGWRRKQRRERMRQSLGRDDGKTVNRSEQKGVLGKLEDVEKQLEPKIQSPFPGRESLLKKVMNKRRSQ, encoded by the coding sequence ATGAGTTTCTCGGTGGTCTTGTTCCACAGTCCTCACTCTGCTGCagtaacaacaaaaaccatCTTCagaatctcatcatcatcatctttcagACCAAGAAGAAATCTTTCTTCATCTAATGGTATCTTCTCCACCAATCAGTCTAAACCCTTAAtcaaaaaacttcaaatcatCGAAACCCTAGCCGCCAGAGACACAATCATAGACTTCGGCAAACACAAGGGCAAAATGCTTGGTACTTTGCCTTCTTCTTATCTTAAATGGGTCTCAAAGAATCTTCGTGCAGGAGTTTTTGAGTATTGGGCAAAGCTTGCTGATGAAGTGCTCGAAGACGATGTTTATAAAGATAGAACTGAGTGGGAATTTGCAGAGAAAATCCTCCATGGAAGTGATGAGAGCATGAGAGCTTTAACTTCTGTAAGGAAGAGTAGAGAAGAGGTAAACTCTGTTTCGATGTTGTTGGAGATTAGTGAGAGATTTGGTTGGGATAATGAAGATAAGATTGGTTGGAGCAAAATCAATTTTGAGCTTTTAGGGACAAGCAAAGGTGGTCGGATTCCTAGGTTAAGGAAGGcgaacgaagaagaagaagagagaggagaaatggtaagaagaagagagattaagaagaaggaagaagaggaagatgagaatgGATGgaggagaaaacagaggagagaaaGGATGAGACAGAGTCTTGGGAGAGATGATGGCAAGACAGTGAATAGAAGTGAGCAGAAGGGTGTTTTGGGAAAGCTAGAAGATGTAGAGAAGCAACTTGAGCCAAAGATTCAAAGTCCTTTTCCTGGTCGTGAGAGTCTGTTGAAGAAAGTCATGAACAAGAGAAGGTCTCAATGA
- a CDS encoding uncharacterized protein (unknown protein; BEST Arabidopsis thaliana protein match is: unknown protein (TAIR:AT1G51010.1).) has product MANVGNTSGSTPFEELCLEILNLNDEIQNLVREIAHLNHPIGRPDFGAIEEARKKLTDKRMKLQELCEKKREVMKEKKETPQ; this is encoded by the coding sequence ATGGCTAATGTTGGAAACACTAGTGGGTCTACTCCTTTTGAAGAGCTGTGTCTTGAAATCTTGAATTTGAACGATGAAATTCAGAACCTCGTGAGGGAGATCGCGCATCTTAATCATCCAATTGGTCGACCTGATTTTGGTGCCATTGAAGAAGCCAGAAAGAAGCTAACTGATAAGAGAATGAAGTTGCAAGAGCTCtgtgaaaagaagagagaagttatgaaggagaagaaggaaacccCACAGTGA
- the bHLH115 gene encoding basic helix-loop-helix (bHLH) DNA-binding superfamily protein (basic Helix-Loop-Helix 115 (bHLH115); FUNCTIONS IN: DNA binding, sequence-specific DNA binding transcription factor activity; INVOLVED IN: regulation of transcription; LOCATED IN: nucleus; EXPRESSED IN: 22 plant structures; EXPRESSED DURING: 13 growth stages; CONTAINS InterPro DOMAIN/s: Helix-loop-helix DNA-binding domain (InterPro:IPR001092), Helix-loop-helix DNA-binding (InterPro:IPR011598); BEST Arabidopsis thaliana protein match is: basic helix-loop-helix (bHLH) DNA-binding superfamily protein (TAIR:AT5G54680.1); Has 799 Blast hits to 780 proteins in 147 species: Archae - 10; Bacteria - 89; Metazoa - 90; Fungi - 16; Plants - 475; Viruses - 2; Other Eukaryotes - 117 (source: NCBI BLink).): MVSPENTNWLSDYPLIEGAFSDQNPTFPWQIDGSATVSVEVDGFLCDADVIKEPSSRKRIKTESCTGSNSKACREKQRRDRLNDKFTELSSVLEPGRTPKTDKVAIINDAIRMVNQARDEAQKLKDLNSSLQEKIKELKDEKNELRDEKQKLKVEKERIDQQLKAIKTQPQPQPCFLPNPQTLSQAQAPGSKLVPFTTYPGFAMWQFMPPAAVDTSQDHVLRPPVA; the protein is encoded by the exons ATGGTGTCTCCGGAGAATACGAACTGGCTTAGTGATTACCCTTTGATTGAAGGTGCTTTCTCTGATCAGAACCCCACTTTCCCTTGGCAGATAGATGGCTCAGCTACTGTCAG TGTTGAAGTGGATGGCTTCCTTTGTGATGCAGATGTGATCAAAGAACCAAGTTCAAGGAAGAG GATCAAAACTGAATCTTGCACTGGTTCTAACTCGAAAGCTTGTAGGGAGAAACAAAGACGTGATAGACTAAATGACAA GTTTACGGAGTTGAGTTCCGTATTGGAACCTGGGAGAACTCCAAAAACAGACAAGGTTGCTATTATCAATGATGCAATTCGCATGGTGAATCAAGCAAGAGATGAAGCGCAGAAACTAAAGGACTTGAACTCAAGCCTCCAGGAGAAAATCAAGGAGTTGAAG GATGAGAAGAACGAGCTGCGTGATGAGAAACAGAAGCTTAAGGTCGAGAAGGAGAGAATCGATCAGCAACTGAAAGCTATTAAGACACAGCCTCAGCCTCAACCTTGTTTCTTACCAAATCCGCAAACACTCTCTCAAGCTCAAGCTCCTGGAAGCAAGCTTGTCCCTTTCACAACTTATCCCGGCTTTGCAATGTGGCAATTCATGCCTCCTGCTGCTGTTGATACCTCACAGGACCATGTCCTTCGTCCTCCAGTTGCTTAA
- the HTA10 gene encoding histone H2A 10 (histone H2A 10 (HTA10); FUNCTIONS IN: DNA binding; INVOLVED IN: nucleosome assembly; LOCATED IN: nucleolus, cell wall; EXPRESSED IN: 24 plant structures; EXPRESSED DURING: 15 growth stages; CONTAINS InterPro DOMAIN/s: Histone H2A (InterPro:IPR002119), Histone-fold (InterPro:IPR009072), Histone core (InterPro:IPR007125); BEST Arabidopsis thaliana protein match is: histone H2A 13 (TAIR:AT3G20670.1); Has 3904 Blast hits to 3899 proteins in 361 species: Archae - 0; Bacteria - 0; Metazoa - 2554; Fungi - 302; Plants - 612; Viruses - 4; Other Eukaryotes - 432 (source: NCBI BLink).) yields the protein MAGRGKTLGSGSAKKATTRSSKAGLQFPVGRIARFLKKGKYAERVGAGAPVYLAAVLEYLAAEVLELAGNAARDNKKTRIVPRHIQLAVRNDEELSKLLGDVTIANGGVMPNIHNLLLPKKTGASKPSAEDD from the exons ATGGCGGGTCGTGGTAAAACACTCGGATCTGGGTCTGCGAAGAAGGCAACAACAAGAAGCAGCAAAGCCGGTCTCCAATTCCCTGTGGGTCGTATCGCTCGTTTCTTGAAGAAAGGCAAATACGCCGAACGTGTTGGTGCCGGAGCTCCGGTTTACTTAGCCGCCGTTCTCGAATACCTCGCCGCTGAG gTATTGGAATTGGCTGGAAACGCAGCGAGGGATAACAAGAAGACGAGGATTGTTCCAAGGCATATTCAATTGGCGGTGAGGAACGATGAAGAATTGAGCAAATTGCTTGGAGATGTGACTATTGCTAATGGAGGTGTGATGCCTAACAttcacaatcttcttcttcctaagAAGACCGGTGCTTCCAAGCCATCTGCTGAAGACGATTGA
- a CDS encoding uncharacterized protein (unknown protein; BEST Arabidopsis thaliana protein match is: unknown protein (TAIR:AT1G51020.1); Has 39 Blast hits to 36 proteins in 13 species: Archae - 5; Bacteria - 2; Metazoa - 1; Fungi - 2; Plants - 21; Viruses - 0; Other Eukaryotes - 8 (source: NCBI BLink).), which produces MANAENNSVSTRSSELYREISQMDDEIMKLVEQINQPIGRPDFGAIEEARKKLTDKRMKLEELSKRMKEVIKEMEETPKR; this is translated from the coding sequence atgGCTAATGCTGAAAACAATAGTGTCTCTACTCGTTCTTCAGAGCTGTATCGTGAAATATCGCAGATGGACGATGAAATTATGAAACTCGTGGAGCAAATTAATCAGCCAATTGGTCGGCCTGATTTTGGTGCCATTGAAGAAGCCAGGAAGAAGCTAACTGATAAGAGAATGAAGTTGGAAGAGCTGTCTAAGAGGATGAAAGAAGTTATAAAGGAGATGGAGGAAACCCCAAAGAGATAG